Proteins co-encoded in one Aspergillus fumigatus Af293 chromosome 6, whole genome shotgun sequence genomic window:
- a CDS encoding putative endo-1,4-beta-xylanase: MVHLSSLAAALAALPLVYGAGLNTAAKAKGLKYFGSATDNPELTDSAYVAQLSNTDDFGQITPGNSMKWDATEPSQNSFSFANGDAVVNLANKNGQLMRCHTLVWHSQLPNWVSSGSWTNATLLAAMKNHITNVVTHYKGKCYAWDVVNEALNEDGTFRNSVFYQIIGPAYIPIAFATAAAADPDVKLYYNDYNIEYSGAKATAAQNIVKMIKAYGAKIDGVGLQAHFIVGSTPSQSDLTTVLKGYTALGVEVAYTELDIRMQLPSTAAKLAQQSTDFQGVAAACVSTTGCVGVTIWDWTDKYSWVPSVFQGYGAPLPWDENYVKKPAYDGLMAGLGASGSGTTTTTTTTSTTTGGTDPTGVAQKWGQCGGIGWTGPTTCVSGTTCQKLNDWYSQCL, from the exons ATGGTCCATCTATCTTCATTGGCAGCAGCCCTGGCTGCTCTGCCTCT TGTATATGGAGCTGGCCTGAACACagcagccaaagccaaaggaCTAAAGTACTTTGGTTCCGCCACGGACAATCCAGAGCTCACGGACTCTGCGTATGTCGCGCAACTGAGCAACACCGATGATTTTGGTCAAATCACACCCGGAAACTCCATGAAG TGGGATGCCACCGAGCCTTCTCAGAATTCTTTTTCGTTCGCAAATGGAGACGCCGTGGTCAATCTGGCGAACAAGAATGGCCAGCTGATGCGATGCCATACTCTGGTCTGGCACAGTCAGCTACCGAACTGGG TCTCTAGCGGGTCATGGACCAATGCGACCCTTTTGGCGGCCATGAAGAATCATATCACCAATGTGGTTACTCACTACAAGGGGAAGTGCTACGCCTGGGATGTTGTCAATGAAG CCCTGAACGAGGACGGTACTTTCCGTAACTCTGTCTTCTACCAGATCATCGGCCCAGCATACATTCCTATTGCGTTCGCCACggctgctgccgcagatCCCGACGTGAAACTCTACTACAACGACTACAACATTGAATACTCAGGCGCCAAAGCGACTGCTGCGCAGAATATCGTCAAGATGATCAAGGCCTACGGCGCGAAGATCGACGGCGTCGGCCTCCAGGCACACTTTATCGTCGGCAGCACTCCGAGTCAATCGGATCTGACGACCGTCTTGAAGGGCTACACTGCTCTCGGCGTTGAGGTGGCCTATACCGAACTTGACATCCGCATGCAGCTGCCCTCGACCGCCGCAAAGCTGGCCCAGCAGTCCACTGACTTCCAAGGCGTGGCCGCAGCATGCGTTAGCACCACTGGCTGCGTGGGTGTCACTATCTGGGACTGGACCGACAAGTACTCCTGGGTCCCCAGCGTGTTCCAAGGCTACGGCGCCCCATTGCCTTGGGATGAGAACTATGTGAAGAAGCCAGCGTACGATGGCCTGATGGCGGGTCTTGGAGCAAGCGGCTCCGGCACCACAACGACCACTActactacttctactacGACAGGAGGTACGGACCCTACTGGAGTCGCTCAGAAATGGGGACAGTGTGGCGGTATTGGCTGGACCGGGCCAACAACTTGTGTCAGTGGTACCACTTGCCAAAAGCTGAATGACTGGTACTCACAGTGCCTGTAA
- a CDS encoding tryptophan synthase translates to MIIPATFKPSLTRIRSKRRSKGIKNGDTHSICPACLYHLSIIQGRTTIPSTLLLHHVQLDTPSESNCLINGETLKECPVWETSPLPCLPILLSPTRFGTFGGRFAPESHMDALQELTLAFDRFSSDYSFWKEFVSFPGIRPSPLRFAENLTRIAGGANIWLKREDLNQHGSHNIRSIVGQALLARRLGKAEVVMECGSARHGIVCAATCARLSMECTILMGSRDATDQKDSVDMIRKLGATVLTADMGASSGRGTLRAAVNEALRYSVAHLSTAYHIMSGPIGPHPLPTITRTFQSILGEEIKTQFGGASGDRLPDALVSPVGPGSAAVGMFYPFIEHPSVKLLGVEAADAAPLSHDEIGVLHGCRTYLLQDEHGQILDSSSISPDLDFPSVGPELAHWKETARVEYVTATDTEALRGLDILRSQEGIVPGAMTGYAVERTIRLARELGPGKDVVLLVAG, encoded by the coding sequence ATGATTATTCCGGCCACTTTCAAGCCTTCTCTGACAAGAATCAGAAGCAAGAGACGCAGCAAGGGGATCAAGAATGGAGATACTCACTCGATATGTCCAGCATGTCTCTATCATCTCAGCATTATACAAGGGAGGACGACCATCCCTTCCACGCTACTTCTCCATCATGTACAGCTCGACACACCTTCGGAGTCAAATTGTCTGATCAACGGAGAGACACTTAAGGAATGTCCAGTATGGGAAACCAGCCCTCTCCCCTGCCTGCCAATCCTCTTGTCTCCAACCAGGTTCGGCACTTTTGGTGGCCGGTTTGCTCCCGAGTCCCATATGGACGCCTTGCAGGAGCTCACATTGGCGTTCGACCGTTTCAGCTCAGACTACAGCTTCTGGAAAGAGTTCGTAAGCTTCCCCGGTATCCGTCCTAGCCCGCTTCGGTTCGCAGAAAACCTCACGCGCATCGCTGGCGGCGCGAATATCTGGCTCAAGCGGGAGGATCTAAACCAACATGGTAGTCACAATATCCGCAGCATTGTCGGTCAGGCCCTGCTCGCACGGCGGCTAGGAAAGGCCGAAGTCGTGATGGAGTGCGGCTCAGCTAGGCACGGTATCGTCTGCGCGGCGACCTGCGCACGCTTGAGTATGGAGTGCACCATCCTCATGGGGAGCCGGGACGCAACCGACCAGAAGGACAGCGTGGACATGATCAGGAAACTCGGCGCGACAGTCCTCACCGCAGACATGGGGGCGTCGTCGGGTCGTGGGACCCTCCGAGCTGCAGTCAACGAGGCCCTTCGGTATTCAGTCGCCCATCTCAGCACCGCATACCACATCATGAGCGGTCCAATCGGTCCCCACCCGCTTCCAACAATCACACGCACCTTCCAATCAATTCtcggcgaggagatcaaaACGCAATTCGGCGGCGCCAGCGGTGACCGGCTTCCAGACGCCCTCGTCTCCCCCGTCGGACCAGGCAGTGCAGCCGTCGGCATGTTCTACCCGTTCATTGAGCATCCGTCGGTGAAACTGCTCGGCGTTGAGGCGGCAGACGCAGCTCCCCTATCCCACGATGAAATTGGCGTCCTGCATGGATGCCGCACCTATCTCCTCCAGGACGAGCATGGCCAGATCCTCGATTCGAGCTCGATATCCCCCGATCTGGACTTTCCCAGCGTTGGCCCTGAACTGGCGCACTGGAAGGAGACGGCCAGGGTGGAATATGTTACTGCCACGGACACAGAAGCCTTACGGGGTCTGGACATTCTTCGGAGCCAGGAGGGGATTGTCCCGGGAGCGATGACGGGGTATGCGGTTGAGAGGACAATTCGGCTTGCAAGGGAACTAGGGCCGGGGAAGGATGTTGTCTTGCTTGTGGCGGGATGA
- the cp3 gene encoding carboxypeptidase C PRC1 — protein sequence MRVLPATLLVGAATAAAPPFQQILGLPKKSADTLAKPLHDLQEQLKTLSGEARHLWDEVASHFPNNMDHNPVFSLPKKHTRRPDSHWDHIVRGADVQSVWVAGASGEKEREIDGKLEAYDLRVKKTDPSALGIDPGVKQYTGYLDDNENDKHLFYWFFESRNDPKNDPVVLWLNGGPGCSSLTGLFLELGPSSINEKIKPIYNDFAWNSNASVIFLDQPVNVGYSYSGAAVSDTVAAGKDVYALLTLFFKQFPEYAKQDFHIAGESYAGHYIPVFASEILSHKKRNINLKSVLIGNGLTDGLTQYDYYRPMACGEGGYPAVLDESSCQSMDNALPRCKSMIESCYNTESSWICVPASIYCNNALLGPYQRTGQNVYDIRGKCEDSSNLCYKGMGYVSEYLNKREVREAVGAEVDGYESCNFDINRNFLFHGDWMKPYHRLVPGLLEQIPVLIYAGDADFICNWLGNKAWTEALEWPGQKEYAPLPLKDLVIEENEHKGKKIGQIKSHGNFTFMRLYGAGHMVPMDQPEASLEFFNRWLGGEWF from the exons ATGAGAGTTCTTCCAGCTACATTGCTGGTCGGAGCGGCCACTGCGGCTGCTCCTCCCTTCCAGCAGATCCTCGGATTGCCCAAGAAGAGTGCCGACACATTGGCCAAGCCTCTTCATGACCTCCAAGAGCAGCTCAAGACCTTGTCTGGTGAGGCTCGTCATCTGTGGGATGAAGTTGCTAGCCACTTCCCCAACAACATGGATCATAACCCGGTCTTCTCGCTGCCTAAGAAACACACCCGTCGTCCTGACTCCCACTGGGATCACATCGTCCGTGGTGCTGACGTCCAGAGTGTCTGGGTCGCCGGAGCCAGCGGCGAGAAGGAGCGAGAGATCGATGGCAAGCTGGAGGCCTATGATCTGAGAGTTAAGAAGACCGATCCTAGTGCTCTCGGTATCGATCCTGGTGTGAAGCAATACACTGGTTATCTTGACGATAACGAGAATGACAAGCATCTGTTTTACT GGTTCTTCGAGTCTCGTAATGACCCCAAGAACGACCCCGTTGTTCTGTGGCTCAATGGTGGCCCTGGCTGTTCTTCCCTTACTGGATTGTTCCTGGAGCTTGGACCCAGCAGCATcaacgagaagatcaagcccATCTACAATGACTTTGCCTGGAACTCCAATGCCTCCGTCATCTTCCTAGACCAGCCTGTCAATGTCGGCTATTCTTACAGTGGCGCCGCTGTTAGCGACACCGTTGCTGCAGGCAAGGATGTCTACGCCCTCcttacccttttcttcaagCAATTCCCCGAATATGCCAAGCAGGACTTCCACATTGCTGGAGAGTCGTACGCTGGTCACTACATCCCGGTATTTGCCTCTGAGATTCTGTCCCACAAGAAGCGCAACATCAACCTGAAGTCCGTCCTCATTGGCAACGGCCTCACAGATGGGTTGACTCAGTATGATTACTACCGCCCCATGGCTTGCGGTGAGGGTGGTTATCCTGCTGTCCTGGACGAATCCAGCTGCCAATCTATGGATAACGCTCTGCCTCGTTGCAAGTCGATGATCGAGTCTTGCTACAACACAGAGAGTTCCTGGATTTGCGTCCCTGCTTCGATCTACTGCAACAACGCGCTCCTTGGTCCTTACCAGAGAACTGGCCAGAACGTCTACGATATTCGTGGCAAGTGTGAGGATTCGAGTAACCTGTGCTACAAGGGTATGGGCTATGTTAGCGAGTACCTGAACAAGCGTGAGGTCCGCGAAGCTGTTGGTGCCGAGGTCGATGGCTACGAGTCCTGTAACTTTGACATCAACCGCAACTTCCTCTTCCACGGTGATTGGATGAAGCCCTACCACCGCCTGGTTCCTGGCCTCCTTGAGCAGATTCCCGTCCTGATTTACGCCGGCGATGCGGACTTCATCTGCAACTGGCTTGGTAACAAGGCCTGGACCGAGGCTCTCGAGTGGCCTGGACAGAAGGAGTACGCGCCTCTTCCATTGAAGGACCTGGTCATCGAGGAGAATGAAcacaagggcaagaagattgGCCAGATCAAGTCTCACGGCAACTTTACCTTTATGCGTCTCTACGGTGCTGGACACATGGTGCCCATGGACCAGCCTGAGGCCAGTCTCGAATTCTTCAACCGCTGGCTTGGTGGTGAATGGTTCTAA
- a CDS encoding HSP70/90 family co-chaperone CNS1 yields the protein MGQIEELPDDFDERLSLNEQPPATEVPPAKIYNDGPSPAVEETPFPINEERLKELENDPNAPKLPPTMASVKSHTSEELLSMMNKTPLFMTDINQAGDENGENPMLDAIQALQNEGTRGEVAQSYREQGNEAAREKRWIDAKEFYTKALAVVTTKIDKWDKPENPEEDEKLLRQVEEASYINRALCNLELKNYRSTTLDCASVLKLNPNNIKAYYRSAMALYSLDKLPEAEDAASRGLALDPKNKSLQQVAAKIADRKATLERIAARKKAEEERIQKEKQLLSTALRARQIRTRKTTQPPEMEDAHIRLTPDPLSPESTLEFPAVLLYHMDAQSDFIKTFSEATSIQDHLEYIFPLPWDTKQEYTINSVDCFMETVTGGLIKAGKKLPLLQILSGGKVEVVDELVRIYVIPTSKSAKFIAEMKARKEG from the exons ATGGGCCAAATAGAGGAGCTGCCAGACGACTTTGACGAGCGCCTCAGTCTTAACGAACAGCCTCCGGCTACTGAGGTGCCTCCCGCCAAAATCTACAATGACGGCCCTTCTCCCGCCGTGGAAGAAACTCCCTTTCCGATCAACGAAGAGAGACTGAAGGAGCTTGAAAATGACCCTAATGCACCCAAGCTGCCGCCGACCATGGCGTCGGTCAAGTCGCATACCTCGGAGGAGCTTTTGAGCATGATGAATAAGACCCCACTGTTCATGACGGATATCAATCAGGCGGGGGACGAAA ATGGCGAAAATCCCATGCTTGATGCCATCCAAGCGCTCCAGAACGAGGGTACCCGTGGTGAAGTCGCCCAGAGCTACCGCGAGCAAGGCAACGAGGCAGCGAGAGAAAAGAGATGGATCGATGCGAAGGAGTTCTATACCAAAGCTCTTGCCGTTGTGACAACGAAAATCGATAAGTGGGACAAACCAGAGAATccagaggaggacgagaagcTCCTGCGGCAGGTCGAGGAGGCTTCATACATCAACCGCGCTCTCTGCAATCTGGAATTGA AAAATTACCGTTCTACCACCCTCGACTGTGCCTCtgtcctcaagctcaatcCAAACAATATCAAAGCTTATTACCGTTCCGCTATGGCGCTTTATTCCCTCGACAAGCTTCCGGAGGCCGAGGATGCCGCCTCGCGGGGTCTCGCCCTTGACCCTAAAAACAAATCGCTACAACAGGTTGCCGCCAAAATTGCCGATCGCAAAGCCACTCTGGAACGTATTGCGGCGCGAaagaaggcggaggaggaaaggatACAGAAGGAAAAGCAGCTTCTCAGTACTGCACTACGTGCCAGACAAATCAGGACCCGCAAGACAACCCAACCGCCGGAAATGGAGGATGCGCATATCCGGCTGACTCCTGATCCTTTGTCTCCCGAAAGTACCCTCGAGTTCCCGGCCGTGCTGCTGTACCACATGGACGCCCAATCAGACTTCATTAAAACGTTCTCTGAGGCGACATCTATTCAAGATCACCTGGAGTACATCTTCCCATTGCCATGGGACACCAAGCAAGAGTATACAATCAACAGTGTTGATTGCTTCATGGAAACCGTGACAGGGGGGCTGATCAAGGCCGGCAAGAAACTACCACTTCTGCAGATCCTTAGTGGGGGCAAGGTTGAAGTAGTCGACGAGCTTGTCAGGATCTACGTAATACCGACCTCCAAGAGCGCGAAATTTATTGCCGAGATGAAGGCCAGAAAAGAGGGCTGA
- a CDS encoding guanine nucleotide exchange factor SDO1 encodes MPINQPSNQIKFTNVSIVRLKKGKKRFELACYKNKLLEYRSGAEKDLDNVLQVPTIFLSVSKAQTAPSAELTKAFGPNVSADEIRQEILRKGEVQVGERERKEMLERVEKEVLDIVSGRLVDPNTKRVYTPGMISKALDQLSSASGQQQMQQEGNGNGNGAGDENGPAQPRKPLWTGVTPNKSAKSQALEAMKALIAWQPIPVMRARMRLRVTCPVALLKQSVKAAAAPGPNKEREGPSGGAKNNKKGGKGGKGKAVRQQDSDVEAGGSDAEMAPALKAPTNVKDKIMSFIESVESQEVVGGDEWEVVGFAEPGAFKGLNEFIGTETRGRGRVEVLDMAVTHED; translated from the exons ATGCCTATCAACCAACCCTCAAATCAGATAAAATTCACCAATGTATCAATCGTCCGATTAAAAAAAG GCAAGAAGAGATTTGAACTTGCCTGCTACAAAAACAAACTCCTGGAATACCGCTCCGGGGCCGAAAAAGACCTTGACAATGTCCTCCAAGTCCCCACAATCTTTCTCTCCGTCTCAAAAGCCCAAACCGCCCCCTCGGCCGAGCTAACAAAAGCCTTCGGCCCGAACGTATCAGCCGACGAAATCCGCCAGGAGATCCTCCGCAAAGGTGAAGTGCAGGTCGGCGAGCGCGAGCgcaaggagatgctggaacGGGTGGAGAAGGAAGTCCTCGATATCGTCTCCGGGAGGTTAGTCGACCCCAACACGAAACGGGTGTACACACCGGGGATGATTTCCAAGGCGCTGGACCAGTTGAGCTCGGCGAGcgggcagcagcagatgcagcaggaGGGGAATGGGAACGGGAACGGGGCAGGGGATGAGAATGGGCCGGCACAGCCGCGGAAGCCGCTTTGGACGGGCGTGACGCCGAATAAGTCGGCGAAGAGTCAGGCGCTGGAGGCGATGAAGGCGTTGATTGCGTGGCAGCCTATCCCTGTGATGCGGGCTCGGATGCGACTCCGTGTCACTTGTCCGGTGGCGCTGCTGAAGCAGTCTGTTAAGGCTGCCGCGGCGCCTGGGCCGAacaaggagagggaggggcCGTCTGGCGGGGCGAAGAATAATAAAAAGGGTGGAAAGGGTGGTAAGGGGAAGGCTGTGCGGCAGCAAGACTCCGATGTGGAAGCTGGTGGCTCGGACGCGGAGATGGCGCCTGCTTTGAAAGCCCCTACCAatgtcaaggacaagatcatgAGCTTCATTGAGTCGGTGGAGAGTCAAGAAGTGGTTGGCGGTGATGAGTGGGAAGTGGTTGGGTTTGCTGAACCAGGCGCCTTCAAGGGGTTGAACGAGTTCATTGGCACCGAGACCCGCGGAAGAGGTCGAGTCGAGGTGTTGGATATGGCGGTTACTCATGAGGATTAA
- a CDS encoding glutamate decarboxylase: protein MVHLATVKRDSEDVEPLVKRVDSIELETTDDDGFYSTVYGTRFAAEQLPQNEMPEKEMPREVAYRMIKDELSLDGNPMLNLASFVTTYMEEEAEKLMTDSFSKNFIDYEEYPQSAEIQNRCVSMIARLFNAPINSDDEHPVGTSTIGSSEAIMLGTLAMKRRWQNKRKAEGKDTTRPNIIMNSAVQVCWEKAARYFDVEERYVYCTEDRYVIDPKQAVDMVDENTIGICAILGTTYTGEYEDVKAINDLLVERGLDIPIHVDAASGGFVVPFINPNLLWDFRLEKVVSINVSGHKYGLVYPGVGWVVWRSPEYLPKELIFNINYLGAEQASFTLNFSKGASQVIGQYYQMIRLGKRGYRSIMVNITRIADYLAQQLEELGFIIMSQRRGRGLPLVAFRLPSDRDEQFDEFALAHQLRERGWIVPAYTMAPHSNELKLMRVVVREDFSKNRCDALLTDIKLALKTLSDMDKAMLEKYTLHVRKHSVNSHKSKHNHSHYKNEKHSLQGKTGKTHGVC, encoded by the exons ATGGTCCACCTTGCTACAGTCAAGCGCGACAGCGAAGATGTTGAACCCCTCGTTAAACGCGTTGATTCTATCGAGCTTGAAACCACCGATGATGACGGTTTCTACTCCACTGTATACGGTACTCGGTTTGCGGCGGAGCAGCTGCCCCAGAATGAGATGcccgagaaggagatgccCCGTGAGGTCGCTTACCGCATGATCAAGGACGAGCTGAGTTTGGACGGAAATCCTATGCTCAA TTTGGCTAGTTTTGTCACGACGTACATG gaagaggaagccgagaagcTCATGACCGACTCTTTCAGCAAGAACTTTATCGATTACGAAGAATATCCCCAGTCGGCCGAGATCCAGAACCGGTGTGTCAGCATGATTGCTCGGCTGTTCAATGCCCCTATCAACAGCGACGACGAGCACCCCGTCGGCACCTCGACCATTGGTTCGTCCGAGGCCATCATGCTGGGCACGCTGGCCATGAAGCGACGGTGGCAGAACAAGCGCAAGGCCGAGGGCAAAGACACCACCCGCCCTAACATCATTATGAACAGCGCCGTGCAGGTCTGCTGGGAGAAAGCCGCGCGATACTTTGATGTGGAGGAGCGCTACGTCTACTGTACCGAGGACCGCTATGTCATTGACCCCAAGCAGGCCGTTGATATGGTCGACGAGAACACCATCGGCATCTGCGCCATCCTGGGAACCACCTACACCGGCGAGTACGAGGACGTCAAGGCGATTAATGATCTTCTGGTCGAGCGCGGCCTTGACATTCCGATCCATGTGGACGCCGCTAGCGGTGGCTTTGTCGTCCCGTTCATCAACCCCAATCTGCTGTGGGACTTTCGCCTGGAGAAGGTCGTTTCCATCAACGTGTCCGGCCACAAGTACGGCCTTGTCTACCCCGGCGTGGGCTGGGTCGTCTGGCGCTCACCCGAATACCTACCCAAGGAGCTgatcttcaacatcaactaCCTGGGCGCCGAGCAGGCCAGTTTCACCCTCAATTTCTCCAAGGGCGCCTCGCAGGTCATTGGCCAGTACTACCAGATGATCCGGCTGGGCAAGCGCGGCTACCGCTCGATTATGGTCAACATCACGCGCATTGCCGACTACCTGGCACAGCAACTCGAAGAGCTaggcttcatcatcatgagcCAGCGGCGTGGCCGCGGACTGCCCCTCGTCGCGTTCCGCCTGCCTTCAGACCGCGACGAGCAGTTCGACGAGTTCGCCCTGGCGCACCAACTGCGCGAGCGGGGGTGGATCGTGCCCGCGTACACGATGGCGCCGCACAGCAACGAGTTGAAGCTGATGCGGGTGGTTGTGCGCGAGGACTTTAGTAAGAACCGGTGTGATGCTCTGCTGACGGATATCAAGCTGGCGCTGAAGACGTTGAGCGACATGGACAAGGCCATGCTGGAGAAGTATACTCT ACATGTTCGAAAGCATTCGGTTAACTCGCACAAGTCCAAGCATAACCATTCGCACTACAAGAACGAGAAGCATTCCTTGCAGGGCAAGACTGGTAAGACGCACGGAGTTTGCTAG
- a CDS encoding 40S ribosomal protein uS13, which translates to MSLVSGEKTNFQYILRLLNTNVDGKQKIMYALTQIKGVGRRYSNLVCKKADVDLSKRAGELTTEELERIVTILQNPTQYKIPTWFLNRQRDIVDGKDSQVLSNGLDSKLREDLERLKKIRSHRGLRHYWGLRVRGQHTKTTGRRGRTVGVSKKKG; encoded by the exons ATGT CGCTCGTGTCCGGCGAGAAGACGAACTTCCAGTACATCTTGCGTCTGCTCAACACCAATGTTGACGGCAAGCAGAAGATCATGTACGCCTTGACCCAGATCAAGGGTGTCGGCCGTCGTTACTCCAACTTGGtttgcaagaaggccgaTGTTGATCTGAGCAAGCG CGCTGGTGAGCTCACCACCGAAGAACTCGAGCGTATCGTCACCATCCTCCAGAACCCCACCCAGTACAAGATCCCCACCTGGTTCCTCAACAGACAGCGCGATATCGTCGATGGCAAGGACTCCCAGGTTCTGTCCAACGGTCTGGACAGCAAGCTCCGTGAGGATCTTGAGCGcctgaagaagatccgcTCCCACCGTGGTCTGCGTCACTACTGGGGTCTCCGTGTCCGTGGTCAGCACACCAAGACTACTGGCCGCCGCGGACGCACCGTCGGtgtcagcaagaagaagggctAA
- a CDS encoding 3-isopropylmalate dehydrogenase — protein sequence MVTTYNILVLPGDGIGPEVMTEAVKVLKVFENEHRKFNLRQELIGGCSIDAHGKSVTEEVKKAALESDAVLFAAVGGPKWDHIRRGLDGPEGGLLQLRKAMDIYANLRPCSASSPSASIAKEFSPFRQEVIEGVDFVVVRENCGGAYFGKKIEEEDYAMDEWGYSEREIQRITRLSAEIALRHNPPWPVISLDKANVLASSRLWRRVVEKTMTTEYPQVKLVHQLADSASLILATNPRALNGVILADNTFGDMISDQAGSIVGTLGVLPSASLDGLPSETRKRTNGLYEPTHGSAPTIAGQNIANPVAMILCVALMFRYSLDMETEAQRIEKAVQGVLDAGIRTPDLGGKSGTNEVGDAIVAALQGSS from the exons ATGGTAACTACTTAcaacatcctcgtcctccccGGCGATGGGATCGGTCCCGAGGTCATGACCGAAGCGGTCAAGGTGCTAAAGGTCTTTGAGAACGAGCACCGAAAGTTCAACCTCCGGCAAGAGCTCATCGGCGGTTGCAGCATCGATGCGCACGGAAAATCCGTCACAGAAGAAGTGAAAAAGGCCGCTCTGGAATCCGACGCCGTGCTCTTCGCAGCAGTCGGAGGTCCCAAATGGGACCATATCCGTCGTGGTCTTGACGGGCCGGAGGGAGGCCTGCTGCAGCTCCGCAAGGCGATGGACATCTACGCGAATCTCAGGCCGTGCTCGGCCAGTTCGCCGAGTGCGTCGATCGCGAAGGAGTTTAGCCCATTCCGCCAGGAAGTGATCGAGGGCGTAGATTTCGTCGTGGTGAGGGAGAACTGCGGGGGAGCGTATTTCgggaagaagatcgaagaagaagattatG CGATGGACGAATGGGGCTATAGCGAGCGCGAGATCCAGCGCATCACCCGCCTCTCGGCGGAAATTGCCCTCCGTCACAACCCCCCCTGGCCCGTCATCTCCCTGGACAAAGCCAATGTGCTCGCCTCGTCGCGGCTCTGGCGGCGCGTCGTTGAAAAGACCATGACCACTGAGTATCCCCAGGTGAAGCTCGTGCACCAGCTGGCAGACTCAGCATCGCTGATTCTAGCGACCAACCCGCGGGCATTGAACGGTGTCATCTTGGCTGACAACACATTCGGCGACATGATTTCTGACCAGGCCGGTTCCATCGTCGGGACATTGGGCGTGCTTCCCAGTGCCAGTCTCGATGGACTACCCAGTGAAACAAGAAAGCGGACAAATGGTCTGTACGAGCCGACCCATGGATCTGCACCGAC AATTGCGGGCCAGAACATCGCCAACCCCGTTGCCATGATCCTCTGTGTGGCTCTCATGTTCCGCTATTCGCTAGACATGGAGACCGAGGCGCAACGGATCGAAAAAGCAGTGCAGGGTGTTCTTGATGCCGGGATCCGCACCCCTGATCTGGGTGGGAAATCGGGGACGAATGAAGTTGGGGATGCAATTGTTGCTGCGTTGCAGGGTAGTTCATAA
- a CDS encoding peroxidase, producing the protein MSKPGDYDAVRKDIIAQLKKPGYDDGSAGPVFVRLAWHSAGTYDLETDTGGSNGAGMRYEAEGGDPANAGLQHGRAFLEPVKEKHPWITYADLWTLAGVVAIEALGGPKVVWKPGRTDLVDDSKVPPRGRLPDATQGAEHLRAVFYRMGFNDQEIVALAGGHTLGRCHIDRSGFQGPWVNNPTRFSNQFFKLLLTLDWKPKTLPNGISQFVYVDPDAEEGDEPLMMLPTDIALKTDPAFRVWVDKYAADKDLFFDHFAKAFAKLMELGIKRDENDRVINADNVKGGYISAPKKSNHPTGPAKGAQGGCPVAASQGGCPRAKL; encoded by the exons ATGAGCAAACCCGGGGATTATGACGCCGTCCGCAAGGACATCATTGCTCAGTTGAAGAAACCCGGCTATGACGACGGCAGCGCAGGTCCAGTATTCGTACGACTCGCATG GCACTCCGCAGGTACATATGACCTCGAAACCGACACCGGCGGCTCCAACGGCGCAGGCATGCGCTACGAAGCCGAAGGTGGCGACCCCGCCAACGCCGGCCTCCAGCACGGCCGCGCCTTCCTCGAGCCCGTCAAAGAGAAACACCCCTGGATCACATACGCCGACCTGTGGACACTAGCAGGCGTGGTTGCCATCGAGGCGCTGGGCGGCCCCAAGGTTGTCTGGAAGCCCGGCCGGACGGACCTCGTCGACGACTCCAAGGTGCCCCCGCGCGGCCGGCTGCCTGACGCCACACAGGGCGCCGAGCACCTCCGCGCCGTGTTCTATCGGATGGGCTTCAACGACCAGGAGATTGTGGCGTTGGCGGGTGGACATACCCTCGGCCGATGCCACATCGACCGCAGCGGATTTCAGGGTCCCTGGGTGAACAACCCGACACGGTTCTCGAACCAATTCTtcaagctgctgctgacgcTGGATTGGAAGCCGAAGACGCTGCCGAACGGGATCAGCCAGTTTGTGTATGTGGATCCGGACGCTGAGGAAGGGGACGAGCCGCTCATGATGCTGCCGACGGATATCGCGCTCAAGACGGACCCGGCGTTCCGCGTGTGGGTGGACAAGTACGCCGCCGACAAGGACCTGTTCTTTGATCATTTCGCCAAGGCGTTTGCCAAGTTGATGGAGCTGGGGATCAAGCGTGATGAGAACGACCGCGTCATCAACGCCGATAATGTCAAGGGCGGGTACATCTCtgcgccgaagaagagcaaTCACCCCACTGGGCCGGCGAAAGGGGCTCAGGGTGGATGTCCTGTGGCGGCGTCACAGGGCGGATGTCCTCGGGCTAAGCTGTAA